The following nucleotide sequence is from Zea mays cultivar B73 chromosome 1, Zm-B73-REFERENCE-NAM-5.0, whole genome shotgun sequence.
CTAAATACTTGGATATTCGAGTCAGATACGGGTACCTagaattcgggtacccgtttttatTTTTCTGCATAATGTAGTtacaaaatcataacttttacatatgaaattagatgaagataaagtttatatgaaaattgtagagctcgaagagatctataactttgtagcacataatatttttgtttaaacACATTTAGGCCAAAATGATTGAAATACTAtctaaatttatatcaaattaGTAGActctatcattttcatgtggggatATAAGGTTATCTCCATGTGGGAACTTAAGATTATATTTTTATAGACTATTTATTAGTGttggtaacttatttgtaatTTTCGGTCGACGCTACGATATTTTAttaatttaattgtattttgatgaattttctacaacaagaagctaataatacacaaatagtctaaaaaattcatgaaattttgcagagacacaacatatgtccatatataaccataaaatatgtttggatcataagatctataagatggCCGTATTTTTTCCATTTCACTTTCAGTTATTTATGCCCGCATGGGTACGAGTATAAGTAAAATTTTATACCCGGGAGTATATATGCGTAATCCGACAGATAAATTGTTTTTATCTGTATAGGTATAGAATGGTACTGTCCGACAGTCCGTTGGCATCCCTAACACGGCATGATGAGCAACAGGGCGGCTGTCGGCTGGCCAACAACACTTGTGGGTCCGCGTCATGTGGGACTCGAGTGGGCGCTGGTGGGTACCGTTGGGCCGGCACCGTGTGCTTTTGGTGGTAGGAACGCACACTGCCCTATTGGGCTGGAGTGGGCCGCATCCAAATTGATTCGATCTTCTTGTTGGAAGGAAAGGCCGCAAAgttcttagggtgtgtttggtttgacttttggctttggcttttgccccctaaaagccaaaagccaaccaaagggctggatccaggaagcagctttttctaaaagccgactttctcgtagtgcaaatctgaaagcacccttggacctgcttttagtgacttttcggatggaactgtgaaaacatatatcgaagaatttttaacgacttttagtgatttctaccaaacggtttttagctttttaacaacttacagcatacagcagctttttctacagctcacagcccacagcaacttttttcacagccacagcccaaccaaacagacccttaaaaTCACCTTGTTTTTGGAGGATGTATTTTTATATATAAAAAAGAAGTTAAATAAAGGtaatttttaaaaaataaaatCGCAGTGGAGGCATCTATGGCTGGTCTAAGAGTAGCTCCATAGTTATGTAAATTTCAGTTCTCTAAATTACATATTTAAGGAGTTGTTAAATAACTTTGAGAATAAAAAATTATGGGTTCTTCAATAGCTCTTTAGATATAGGTTGTAGCTTTATTTTGAATCTATCCATGTCAAAAAAAGTCACGATGTTCTTTTAGGGTAGTTGATAAATGGTTATCAAATGTAGAGATAAAATCAGTTTAGATAAGTTGTAGCTAAATTTAGGAATTTTATTTAGAAAGCTATCGAGAGCAGTTTTTAGATTAACTATCTAAATTATTAATTTAAAGAGTCTTTAGAGCTACTGGAGTTGCTCTGACCGTCCACAGGAGTACTAGTTGGTAGTCTCAAGTCTCTCAGCTCTCAAGGCATTTTCTTTGACTGTGGTTTTCTTTTGTTCTTGCTTGCTTGTCAGGTAGCACGGCTGCTGAGACATTACTGTCAGGGTCTCACGGCTCAAGGAGTTACAAGTTCAACGCCGGTGCTGTTTTCTTAGCAGTGCTCGTAGCCATAGTAGATTCCTACCACATCTACACCTGGCTTATTTCTTGGCATGGAGAATTCCAAGAGAGCCGCCTAGATAGGCGTAAGGTGTAGTGGTGTACTCTGTCTCACGTGCGCTTTGCATTTTTAGAGTTCAAATTTTGTCATAAAAACTACATGGTAAACAAGACAAGCAAAGCAAGCAACCTGTAGATAGCCTTGGCAAGTGCAGGCATTGGAACAGGGTATACCATCTCGCCTTCCATCTAAATCCCGATGATGAGCTAAGTCGAAAAACCGCTCAAATATCACCGGAATTCGTAAATCTTGAACGGTTTTTACTTCAAATTTAAAAAAATGAAATTTGCTATTCTCGGGCGGTATTCGATGAATCCCAAGCGCTTTTTGGTGATTTACCACCGATAAATGCTGATTAGTTTTGAAAAAAAAATATGACATACTTTATAGGATTTTTTTCCCATTTTTATAGATTTTTtgaaactcaaaattttaaacgaaTTTTCTGATAATATCGTCGGGGTCTATTTTCGTTTAGTACCGCACGCTAATGAGAAATTTTAATAGTAACCAACTGTTACCGTGCGGGATTTGAAACCATGCATTGGAGCAGCCGTGGGAAGTGCAGCGCAGGAAGAAGGAACAACTCCGATGATGAGGGATATTTGTTTTTTTTTTAGTTAGAGAATGTGTATCATGGCTTTGTTCCACTCTAGAGTAGATTTACTCCAAAATTCTTAATGAAACAGTTCTGCTCAAAAGTCTAGATTTATTTCTTATAATCAGTGACAACATAGATAAATATATTTATACTTTATATCTACATTGTCTTTAAAGAATTTCAGAGCACTAAAAGAACTAAAAGAGGTACTCTAAAAATTATACTACATGTTGTAGTAGGGTTCTTGTTTGACTGTCTATTGTCAGCTTGTCTTCAAGTTTTGCTCTAGAAATCATTCCAAACATCCCCTTAGTTAATTAATTAGTTATAAAAAACTTAAAAAAATCAATGCCTCATTTATTTGAGAAATCTGCAACTCTAAATATCTTTTTAATAAAAAATTCTCAACTACAGATTCGTAGACCTATGTATAGCATTTTTACCATTTTTAACTTCTCTCCCCATCTACTCGTAGATAACCTTATTTTAATAGCCATAATGTCTAAGAACCTATTACCATAATCAGAAGTGTCATGTAGGAAAGACAACATTAGTTACTATCCATGAGAAAATACCACTACAAAGAGTACCTACTATTACAACAAACTAGTACAATATCAGTGCATTAAGACGACACAATTGTTATATTCTGCACAATAAACAATGCAAATTGTATATACTTTTTTGACTAAAACATTGAGTAGATGGCCACCTTAGGATCAACTACTTAATTTGTACCAAACCAACCAATTCAAAAGTTAGCTACCCTAAGATTATCTCCAACAGATCGTGTATATAATTGTGCAAAACACTATTTTTCACTAAAGAATATAGACCAGACTGTTCACAGAGTGAAATTTGAAATATGAGATAGAATGAGAGATATGATGGGTAAGGTTTGGAGACAACCTAAGAATGATACTAATTATGATTGATGCCAAAATTTGTCAAGCAATTGCTACCATGGCGGTATACGTATATCAGGCCTGTTTGGTTCActgcctaacttgccacactttgtaacttttctgcctaagtttagttcttcaattcgaacacCTAACCTTAGTCAAAGTGTGACgtagttagccacgaaccaaacaggtcCATCATCCATTTGTTGTCGTGATTTGGTATCAAAGTCTACTGTGTGACTCTTTCGCAAGAGGGACTATGGTGAAAACTAGAAAAACCGGTGATTGCGGGTTAGATTAGAAAGAAATATAATaacttttttttttaaaaaaaaggaaCGACGGTGGATATCAGAAAAGCTGATGTTTTATAGGAGCAAAGATTTCTGCGTGGAATAATCGACCCTTTCCATTCTAGAAAGAACATGATTACAGAATAAATTTATTTATGTATAAAAAAACTATTTACTATAGCAAATAAGCACAGTACTAGATTCATTGCAAAATATATCCCTATAGTATTTCTATTTGGAGCCATTCATGTTGTTGACAGTGTTTTAGTATTTCTATTTATAGCCATTCATTATAAAAATATTTATATTTAGAATCGTTTGACTTTGGCTACAGCTAGAATTTAATCTCTTCGGAAATGAAAGGAGGTGGTGGTAGATGATTAATCGAAAAAACACCCAACTGAATTGCATCTCTTTGGGTTGGAAACGGCTGCCCCCGCAATCCCCGCAGACCCGGCGTATGGATCCAAACCCAACTCAACCGCACGCATTTCTCTTTCGTCGCactcgcacgcacgcacgcacggcgTCCCAAGCCAAGCAACCGCCCGCGGCCCCGTGCCGAGTACACCCGATCCGATCCTCCTACTCGCTTGCTGTTGCTAGGTCATGGCCACGACCACGCACGGCGCGCGTACGTGACGTGCATGCGCTCTCGCCCTCGACCGGTCACTATTACTGTCGCCGCCGTGCCACCACTGGGGTGGGGAGGAGCGGAGTTGTGGGGTTGCAAGTGTTGCCGCGCTGCTCGTGCACGGCCGGCACCCCCCGCCGATCGAGGATCGTCGTTGTTCTAGTCTAGCTACTAACCAGTCAGGCGGGCGGGCGGCCGATCGATCTAGCAACAATGGTGGGCGCTGGCGCGGCGACGGACGCGGCCAGGGCGCTGGCGGCACGGGAGGTGTGCGCTGCGTCGGCGGCGTTCGCGTCCTGCacgcaccgccgccgccgccggtcgtccccgcgcggcccgcACTTCGTCGACTGGTACCTCGTCCTCTCCGTGAGCACCTCGTTCCactcccgccgccgccgccgcctccctccGATCCATTCACCCATTCTGACTCGTACCTGTTCGTGGCGCCGTGCGCAGATCGGCGAGGCCGCGTCGGAGGACGCCGTGCGGAGGCGGTACCGGCAGCTCGGTGAGCACGCGATCTCGCCGCGCCGTTCACGCAGATGGACGTCTGATTCGTTTTTGCTAACAGCTTATGTTTGGTTCCGTGGTTTTGGACGCACACGCACGCAGCGCTGCAGCTGCACCCGGACAAGAACAGGCACCCCAAGGCGGAGGTCGCGTTCAAGATCGTCTCCGAGGTACGGCGGACCACCCGCGTTCCTGCATTGCCGTCCCCTCCTCAATCAGACTCCTCTTGTTCGAACCACAAAGTCAATTCTTTCTTAAAATGTATCCAAATCTAAGGATATTTATTTGATAATACAGTATTGTATTTTTTTTGAAATAGTAGAATACATGGTCAATTATCGCCATACCATTCAGAATCACATATGTTACTACCACCACCCCCTAGCATTTAACAGCAGTTGTCATTCATAACTCATCTCACGCAGGCGCACGCGTGCCTGACGGACCAGGCGAGGCGGCGGGCCTTCGACCTGGAGCGGCGGGGCAGCTTCTGCGCCGCGTGCCACGACCGCTACGCCGCCAGGTGGTCCCAGCCGGCGTCCGGCCAccaggcgccggcgccggcggcgtCCAGGAGCAAGGCGGCGCGGGAGACGATCCAGAGCCGGCTGCGGGACGAGTGCCGGGTCATCGACGGCTGCCTGCGGGCCAACGACGCCGCGGCCTGCGCGCGCCGCCGCCAGTCGTTCCCGCTCTTCGATCCCTCTGACGGCCGTCGCTTCCCAGACTACCCGCACGTCCGCCCGCCGCCGTTTGAGCTCCGGCACTCCGAGGACTGGCTTGGCCGCGCAGCAGTGGATCGGCAAGCCCTGAACCGGAGGTggtgcaggggcggcggcgagtCGCCAGTGTACCAGATCAGGACGGTGGCGACAGAGTGCACCGATAGGCGTGCATGGTGAACTCGGCACGCCATCAGCAATCAGCATATGAGCAGCAgagctctctctctctagtttttcaGCTCGAAAAGGAAAGGATGTACCGAACAATCTTTAGATCAGAAATTCTCCTTAGGATACAGAACAAGCAAGAAAAGTATGGCATCCTTCACTTGTTGGCATGAACAGATTATCTGGTCATCACCACCTTATTGCTCATAAAAATAGATCAATGTTAGTTACTTCAGGGCAGAATATCTGATTTCTTAGGTTAGCAGGTTAAATAGATCAACATTAATAATTTATCATATATTATAACAACATTTAGAAATAGCATCATAATTCGCAAATGTATCAGATCTAAACAAAGTTTTAAAAACCGTCATCGTTTTTCCATTTAATTCATTAATTCGGCTTTCAGCAAACAGAGTCGAGAACAATTGAGTGCAAGTTTAATAATAGAACCAATGGCTAGCTGAGTATGATTGTAGCCTGCCATTTAGTTAAGAGAACATATCTGATGCACATAATCTGTATAGAAGTTAGCTCTTTATTAGTATTAATAATGTAGGACCCCTCTCGTAATGCTTCTTGTGTCCAAGCAAGCTCTCATGTTTCTTAGTTGACCGTAAGTTAACTGCTCGCTTCTCCTCTTCTCATATCTCTCTTCCACTTCAACGTTTAGTGAGCTTACAAGAACCtcggatttttttaaaaaaaaacaagaGTAAAATAATTTTTGGCCTTCCAAAGCAGGACAAGAACACAAATCTCCTAAAAAAATTTATAGATAAAAAGGAGCATTCCGAGTTTAAAACAAAATAACGTATCCGATTCACCATATATCCAGGGTATGTGTACAACGGACTGGCGTACACACGAACGAGTGATTTAACAATTTTTATCGGCAGAACGAGCTTCAAAAAACCTATCCGTATCCCTTAAACAAGGGATGGTCCTCGAGTCATTTACTGGCGCAAAAAGGCCCCCGCGCACGAGTCATTTTTGAACAACCTTAGGGTCTGGCACTTTAAGGATGCCAGCATCAACCAGCGGCTGCAACTCAGGTTTTGCAAGATCCTTGACCTCCGTACTTGGCGACTCCAGGAAACTCGCAACCACCTTCGAACTGCAGCCAGACGTCCAAAAAATAATTTGCTATCAGGGAGAGATCCTATAACAGCATGTAATCTATGCAGGTGCGGAATATGATGAATCGTTACAAGTTCACAATCAACAATAGAAAAAGGGTTAAAGAAGCCATAACTACACAAACATGCCACAGATGCAAGAGTTTTGGAAGCACGAGTACATGGCGACATGGCATCATATTGAGAAGTAAAGCATAGTACCTGTGTCCTTCAGCCCATATCTTGCACTTCCCCTGAAGAGCCTTTCTCCAGAGAGTGACTGCAAACGCTGGGCAATCGATTACCATTCTTCTGATTACACGGCTGGAAAAGAAGTTTTCAAATGCATGTTCCGTATCTTCAGTCTTCGGTTGGGCCGCATCAGACGCTATTGCATCGTGCAACATGTGGATCCTATCGGTGAGGCCATCCAGAACGTTGTCTTTACCACCAACAGCcatcttcatgtttcaaaatagcACCACGCCATTCAAGTCAGGATAGTCGTGAAATTTTTACAAATGATAACAAGAAAAAGGAACTATATATGTCTGTATGGAGCATTATGTACATAGTTATTCTTCTCATCGACTCAACACTTCAAGAAACTAGGAACATACAAATTTATATATGTTAGATAGAGAATCAATAGCCAAATAAACATAACGGTCCACAAAATTCATTTTTCGATCCAATTTTTCTACTTAAATATAACTTTAATTTGGAATGGACTATGGTCATTATTAGAAAAAAAATGGTTATCTTTCAAAACCAATGCTACAAGGAATTTTGGCCTTCTACATTAAAATTACAAGGCATGAACAATGAGCAATTGTCATTATTGAGTAAAAAACGGTTACTATACAAATCGATGTTGTAAGGAATAGCTTTGGTGGAAAATTACGACAAAAAGGTTTACGCCATACTAAGGACAAATTGAATATAGAGGCCATGATGGAAAAAAGAGTTGCACATGGAAAAAAAACTAAAACAGTAAAGGGCAGGTGTCTCATCTCCATGGATCCATAGATAACAGCAGATTACCTCATACAATACTTCTTTGCCAAAATTTGTTCGAAGTAATTCTCCAACATTTTCAATGCATGACTGAACGAGAGCCTACAAACAAATTAAAAATATATATTAGGAGGACAATCCAATCGTTTAACTGCATGAGATGCTTATAAGGAGGATACTATGTTTTTGTTTACTCCAGGTGCTTGAAGTGTACTACTAGCAAGTTAGTTGAGCTTATTTAAGAATCCGTTTGTATTGTTGGGACTAACTTTTATAAGGGCATGCTTAATGTAGTATTCTCTCTTTAAGCACTAATGCTTTAAGCATCTTGCATTATATGTGCCCTAAGCTCAGAGCCAGATTGCAAACAGGTGTGAATATAACCTCCAATATATCAATATCCATCCACAACATATTTCATATTTCAAGTACATAGAAAATAGAATTCCATCAAGATAAGTACAACCACAAAAAGATGGGCCAAGGCACAGAAATATAATCAGAATCAATGGTAACATCAGAAACAGAAGGGCAATAACCTATCTTATTTCAAAGGATACATAATAGTCAGTACGCAGACAAAAAGGGTGGGTACACAAGAAATCCTGCACGTGACCTACTACTCCACAGATTTATCTCCCACTTAATTTGCTTCCTTTCTATATCCATGGCTGTTCACACAAAACATTGTGCATTGAGATTAGCAGCCTGGAACTAGAGTTTCTGTGATTAAACTATATCTACCCATGTTGCAAGAATTAGCACGCTCTTAAAAGAGTGATATGGGCCACTTTTATAAAATAGGAACGGGCATCACCTCGGCAAGCTCACTTTTTATCAACAGTTCATGTCGCCTTTGTAATGGATCCTTCTTGctctcaaacacaatttgcttgcCTTCTAAGCCATTGGGATCTTGAGCAGTCACATCATCTAATTTATTTTCTGTTATAACTCCTATAGCACTCTCTGATGTCTCAACCTGAACCAAAAACATCAACTATTTAGGATGTCTTTCTCTATAGAATACTTGTAGATAAAAGAGTAGCTAACTTACCTCTGTTGAACTAAGAGAAGGCACATTGTAGTTCAGACAAGCTAGATCATTCGGAGAAAGATAGCGTGAGCAAAAAGGGTGAAGTAGTTGCAGCAATGGCCGTCTCCCATTCTGTTTCAGCAAGTAGATCAATTAGTAACAGTCTTAAGTGCACAAGTATACAAAAAAAAATAGACTATTCAAACAAGGGAAACTATTACCTTGTCAAAAATGAGCTGCTTTAAATGTTTTACCAGCTCTTGAATGACAATCTACCAGGCCAAAGATAAACTGTTAGTATCGCCCATTTCTTACTGCTTGCAACAAGAGGAATGATTCTCACAGAAAGCAAACAGTACGTGCTAACCAACCTTATTAACAAGCTTTGTGTCATCAACAATAGAAATAATGCAGATAAGAAACTGGATAAGAAAGTGATGTGTTAGCAGAGGACTGAGGGTAAATCGAATCCATTCACAAGAACTTGAATCTTGTCTAGAAAAGGGAGAAATGCAACAGGTAACAATATTACCAATTTAAGAGCCAAAATAATTGTAAATAAATACAGTCATTACTCACAAGACATCCAAAATCACTTAGAGCAAGCTTCATAATGTGGCCCTTCAAACTTTTAATAATCTTCTTCCTGTCCTGAAATACATTCTCGCGCCCACTTAGTCTTGTTAATGAAGACAGTACATGCAGTAGAAAATAAATTCACAATAAGGACTACTCGGTACGGTGTAGTGCATAATTCAATTTGCAAAGATATACAAGCACCACAAAATTTACAAAACTAAAGCAACACTGAATAAAACACCAGTGGATAGTAGCGGAGAACGTGTTTGACCTGAAGTTAAAATATAATAACTTGTGCAGATATACCTTTGCACTGCCATACTTGACGCAACTAATTCCTAGTTTTAATCCTTCCCTTGTCTGCATGATCCGAACAATAAGTGGCTCTTTCGACCTTTTCTTCTTAGCTTTTGCTTTCTTTGGTAGTTCTGGAGCGTTTGTAGGTTCATCTCCATCTATGATTAATGCCCCTTGAGTAAGAAGGGGGATAAGTTGACAAATAGCATCCGAGGCTGAGGTCTACCAAAGACATAGGTTACAATGTGATAAATTGAATACTTAGTTCACAGCAGAGGGCAGGTACAATAAACATTGCACAACACAGGATACAATCCGATTACCTTATCTGCAATTGTAAAGTACTCCAATATGGCCGTGTGCACTATTAAGTACTCAACAGTACCTTTCTCCAAGATTTTATCAATCACAATAGTCATATGAAGCAGGACAGATGATATCTGCAACCCAAGCTTGGAAATTGTATCTATCAAACTGGAAAAGTAATTGAACATTAGGATTTGCCACAAATAAAAATCCATTGTATCTAGAGAAATATCTCTCGTACGGATAACCAAAGTCACAGTGATTTCCCCTATAATTCTAACACAGGGGAAAACTGTAAAAGACATGCTTAGCTCTAGCCTATTACGACTGTTCATAAGATGTTCAGAAAGAATAAATAGCAAAGGAAACTTCTAAAATACATGACCAGGATTCAAGGTTTTATATTGTACGAACCAGGAGGAACTTTGCACAGTCAGATCCTTGAATAGCTGAAGTTCAGGGGAGTACAGTTCAACTAACAATTGCCTTTTCTGACGTTGTGTTCCTCGCTGAAATGCATAATCAACGACTGCAAAAAAGAACATATATTGATGAGACCTTGATTTATTTCTATTGTTACTTATAGGAACATGTGCATCCAAGTGGCATGCAAACATTTACTTTGGCAGTTCTCTACACACATGAGAAAAGAAAATGGGGAGTTTTGAACACACACCTGCAGCTCCAATAGTATGATGAAGAAGGTTGGCAACACGACCATGAAGGGAAGATATGAAACTGGCAAACTGTTTTTTAGAGGCTGCAACCACAAATAGCATCATGTTAATGCAGCTAAGGGTCGTATCAAACTATCATGTAACATTCTAACATAGCAACATGACCACACATGATCTGATCTGTATATAAAGCTGTACGAAATGTACCGAGTTCTATAAGCTTCTTTACAAGAAAAACGGCATATTTCTTGCAAGAAAGGGTAAGCAAATGTGGCTGTAGAACATCAAAGATAGCATCCCTCTCTGACTCCGAGCACCACTTTACACATGTCTGCCAAACGACAGTGAGCAACTGATCATCAAAAGCCAGGACACAGGCAACATAACAAAAAACGCAGCAGATTGACAAATACTGTGTGTGCTAAGCTTACTTGAAGAACACGTGCAGTAACATGTGATGTGGCAATGTCCAAATATTTCCCATCCATTTTATGGATAGCCTGACTTACTGCCCTGGAATGGTGACAATTATGTCAATGTATGAATGCAAACATAAAGATACAAGACTGACCCTATTGCTTACTTGGACCTCTCCTCTTTGCTCACATCGTGACATCTCATCTTTTCCCACAATTTCGTTAGTTCCTGGCCAGTATTCAGGGTCAAACAGAGCAAACAAGCATTGAATTTAGCAACCTGACGAGTTTACTGTCACCACAAACATCAGTCAAGGTTGAAGAACTTGTTGGTGTTGATGATCTTAGTGGAGGCAACACCCAAATTCAAAATCGAAAAAGGCAAAAATCAGGCTTGGATAGTAGAGCACATAATAGCAATCATCAAAAGAACCGTTCAATAAGTAAGTAGTGCAAGCAAAACCTAGTTGCAGAAACTGGCTCTCTGGACATATGACTACATACAGGCTGATGTGTTTAACATAAACTCTGTCCACATCGGACCGATCCATCATAGTGCAAGTCAGGATGCAGCTTGTCAGCAAAAGTATTACAACAAGAATCTTAATTTATAATATGACCTGAACATAGGTGGTGCAAGCCCCAAACTGGAACATATGGTGCGGAAAAACAGCACTGAAGTACCTTCTCAAGGCTGTAATGCTGCCTCCTCTTCATCTTCCTGGCCTCCGACATTTCCTGGCACAGTCCAGCCCGTCCGTCAACCTAAGCTCGGGGACATACAAAGGCGCTTCGGAGCACAAACGAGCAATTAAGAGATACCTTGGCCGCGAGGCGCTTCTCCTTGGGGGTAACCGGGGTCTTCTTCCTCGCGACAACTTCGCCGGCGCCGCCATGGGCCGTGTAGCCGCCGGCGGCCGAGTGGCTCTTCCGCTTCGCTCCGTCCCCGCCTCCCTTGACTTGCTTCCGAGGCTTTGCCTTCCCTTCCGcgtgctcgcgcttgcgcttcttCGCTCCCTGGAGACCGCCGCCTGCCATCGCGCGCGCCCCTCGTTGCTCCGCTCTGGCGACGCAGGAGGACGATGAAAGGGTTTCCCACCAGACCCGACATGCCCTATCTAGGGTTTATGCGAGCTCGCCCGCCCGTGGGCTGGTACTGGGCCTAATCAGCGGTACGCTATTCGGTTTCGGGCCGTGGCGCCTGCAGACGCGTCCAGGCCCACCAACCGAGAGGCCCACCGCCGGGTCCACGACGCTTCCAGCAGCTTCGCGCGGGCCCAGCCCAGCTGGACGGTCAAAGCGCGCGAGGGGCAGTTCCGTCAATTCGTCGAGGGCGGGGAAATTTAGGGTTTTCCcgcggcggacagcgcgggcctgCACTCCTGCCGCCAGCCCCGGCCCGCACTGGATCGGCTGGCACGGTGCGAACAGCGGACAGCGGCGGACGTTTCCCGGGACGCTGTTGCGTGCGCCGAGCCGCGCCTCCTCTTTTTGGGTCGTAGTGTCGGTCCGGGCCGGATCTGGTGCGGCGCGGCCGCGCGTGGTCGCCCGTGTGGCTGGCCGCATCGAAAGTTGCACTGGTGAGGAACCTGGGCTTGGGAGAGTATGGAGCAGAAGTGCCGCCGCCACCCTCTGGTAGCTGGGGCCAGGTATGGCTATTGCCTAGTAGACTGTAGACCTGTGGCTTTACTTGGAACACCAGAACTGATTGCGTGGTTTGAACAGATTGCCCGAGCTGGAGCTGAAGCTGCTGCTGCTCAGCCGTGGCGCACACACAAACATTCAGCCCAAAATTTCGCTCCACGGATTTCCGTTTTCCCTCCACGGCCGCGCCCCTCTTTCCCTCCTCCATTTTTGAGATCAAACCCTCGGACAGCGCCCCTTTttcttctctccccaccccctCTCACCCCCAACCCACCCCACTCCACTCCACCCGCGCACAACAGATCGCACGCCTCGGTTCCCTCCACTCGACGCTTCTCCCGCTCCTAACCCCTAGTACCTTCGCTCGCTCTGCCGCCCCCGCCGACGACGCGCCAGATCCGCGCAGCAGTGGTGTCCTCCGCGGCGGATCGAGCTCCCGATCCGCGCAGTGGGAGTGGCGGCGAGCGCAGGAGCGCTCGGCCGGGGGTTCCGCGAGGCTGGAGACGGAGGAGGAAGGGAGCGGTAGTTCCGCGGTGGTAGATCCGCCGGTCCTGTCGCCGGAGATGGACTCATCCGTCGAGAAGGTGAGCTCCGATCCGCGGTCTCTTCTCCCGATCTGTGCCCCGATGATTGGTTGGTGCGGGTCTTAATTAGCCGCGGCTGCTTGTTTCCGTCCTGTGTCGCAGCAGGGGAGCGTGGCGCTGGATCCGGACGAGCGCGCGCCGGCGTCCGGCGAAACCAAGGCCTGCACCGAGTGCCACACCACCAAGACCCCGCTCTGGCGCGGGGGGCCCTGCGGACCCATGGTGAGCAGCGCAGTCCCGATCTCGCTCCCCGGAACCCTAGCGCGGCTCCGGGTGCCCTTTTCGTCCCCGATCTGTGCCGTCCTGCTCTAACCAGCTCCCGATCTGTGACCGCAGTCGCTGTGCAACGCGTGCGGGATCCGGTACCGGAAGAAGAGACGGGAGGCCATGGGCCTCGAGTCCAGCAGCAAGGCCGCCACCGCCGGCGGCAGcgagcaccagcagcagcagcggaagaagaaggccaccgcggc
It contains:
- the LOC100276694 gene encoding GATA transcription factor 17-like produces the protein MDSSVEKGSVALDPDERAPASGETKACTECHTTKTPLWRGGPCGPMSLCNACGIRYRKKRREAMGLESSSKAATAGGSEHQQQQRKKKATAAAAAASSKRERERERERNKEADEVTVELRAVGFGKEVVLKQRRRMRRRRRLGEEERAAILLMALSSGVVYA
- the LOC100276694 gene encoding GATA transcription factor 17-like isoform X1, translating into MDSSVEKQGSVALDPDERAPASGETKACTECHTTKTPLWRGGPCGPMSLCNACGIRYRKKRREAMGLESSSKAATAGGSEHQQQQRKKKATAAAAAASSKRERERERERNKEADEVTVELRAVGFGKEVVLKQRRRMRRRRRLGEEERAAILLMALSSGVVYA